The region TTTATCAGCTGCCTGGCAAGATCGACGGATGGATTTCTGAATCTTCTGGTGACTTTCCGTCCATCCGGAAGATTGAATGGCAGCTCATCACCGAATTCCACTCTTCGAGACTCATCAAGAATGTATTTCATTGAGGGGTTGAAAAGGTCAAGCACGAAAATACCTTTATCCTTCAGGTGGCTATGAATATTCTCAAGAGCCTTCAGTTGATCTTCGACAGTCTCCAGGTGCTGGAATGATCTGAAAGGAGTCGTTATGAGACCGAATTTCCGTCCGAGGTTGAAGCACCTCATATCCCCTTCAATGAGAGTTACCCGCTTTCTCAGATCTTCATCTTCTTCTTTCAGCCTGTTTCTGCAGATATCGAGCATTGCTGGCGACGGATCCAGTCCTATTATCTCGCATCCTGTTTGAGCGACCGGCACAAGTACTCTTCCCGTGCCGCAGCCGAGTTCCAGAACAGGGCC is a window of Candidatus Aegiribacteria sp. DNA encoding:
- a CDS encoding class I SAM-dependent methyltransferase, giving the protein MNSMNTTGNDDYRSSAEFYDYIPVYEGRDDINYYVDLAEKIDGPVLELGCGTGRVLVPVAQTGCEIIGLDPSPAMLDICRNRLKEEDEDLRKRVTLIEGDMRCFNLGRKFGLITTPFRSFQHLETVEDQLKALENIHSHLKDKGIFVLDLFNPSMKYILDESRRVEFGDELPFNLPDGRKVTRRFRNPSVDLARQLINCEMIYLSEYPDGRTERTVHSFNMRYLFRYEAEHLLEMSGFRIMEVMGAFDGSPFGTSWPGELIITATLA